The following are encoded in a window of Lactobacillus acidophilus genomic DNA:
- a CDS encoding ATP-binding cassette domain-containing protein yields MTIRELFKSNIPRSILIITLYVLYAFSGSFSQYFLKYALNGITAGKLDTYIYWQFIQAGLEIITALLLPIATVVFTRQTQDYLHMIRKDIMHHYYGEGDAKLADMQNELTANLKLLTTNYAATWVTILSGILEITIAIALLISMNWILIVTTAILAAITLSLPKIMEKKTSITMDKVNQEHSKLLNAIEHWLGGLQELRRYTAYGRLARQMQKVSGNYVKANKQNYKYRAISEIINGLGNALSQIGMSVVAGILFLMHIISFGDFAVASSFAFTIFSGIWDITNALTKVKSTKALREQTAELRKAKGISKKTDAYGVAVSGLKAKYKEGEEISYPDFTIKKGQKVLLVGDSGTGKSSLFRMLLGKLKPEAGQITFFDQNGQAISLDKAKVGYLPQDPVVFPASIKDNIVMFNDKLTNKIAEVTQSVQLRPDLAKMPAGIDTEIDLKKENLSGGQRQKVVLARSEIHEQPFVLMDEVTSAIDQTTTEEIIDKLLQTDQTILLIAHNFTPELQAKFDQIIQLKSKKGAAEK; encoded by the coding sequence ATGACAATAAGAGAGCTTTTTAAAAGTAATATACCGCGTTCAATCTTAATCATTACGCTTTACGTGTTATATGCATTTTCTGGTAGTTTTTCGCAGTACTTTCTTAAATATGCTTTAAACGGAATTACTGCAGGAAAACTAGATACATATATTTATTGGCAATTTATTCAAGCAGGACTAGAAATTATTACTGCCTTGCTTCTGCCAATTGCAACTGTGGTTTTTACCAGACAAACGCAAGATTATTTACATATGATTAGGAAAGACATTATGCACCATTACTATGGTGAAGGGGATGCTAAGCTTGCTGATATGCAGAATGAACTAACTGCCAATCTTAAGTTACTTACAACAAACTATGCAGCCACTTGGGTCACTATTTTAAGTGGTATCTTGGAAATTACCATTGCAATTGCTTTGTTGATAAGCATGAACTGGATTTTGATTGTAACTACAGCAATCTTAGCCGCTATTACTTTATCTTTACCTAAGATAATGGAGAAAAAGACCTCTATAACAATGGATAAGGTAAACCAAGAGCACAGTAAATTGCTGAATGCGATTGAACATTGGTTGGGTGGTCTCCAAGAATTACGTCGTTATACTGCTTATGGCAGATTAGCTAGACAAATGCAGAAAGTTAGTGGCAATTATGTTAAGGCAAATAAGCAAAACTATAAATACCGGGCAATTTCTGAAATTATCAATGGATTGGGTAATGCTTTATCACAAATAGGGATGTCAGTCGTGGCTGGTATATTATTCTTGATGCATATTATTTCATTTGGTGATTTTGCGGTTGCTAGCAGTTTTGCTTTTACTATTTTCTCAGGTATTTGGGATATCACCAATGCTTTAACCAAGGTGAAGTCAACTAAGGCATTACGTGAACAAACCGCTGAGTTACGTAAAGCCAAAGGTATTTCTAAGAAAACAGATGCCTATGGTGTTGCTGTATCTGGGTTAAAAGCCAAGTATAAAGAAGGAGAAGAGATTTCTTACCCTGACTTTACAATCAAGAAAGGGCAAAAAGTTCTATTGGTTGGTGACTCAGGTACAGGTAAATCTTCTTTGTTTAGGATGTTGCTAGGTAAGCTTAAGCCTGAAGCTGGGCAGATAACTTTCTTTGATCAGAACGGTCAAGCTATTTCTTTGGATAAAGCAAAAGTTGGATACTTACCTCAAGATCCAGTTGTCTTTCCTGCAAGTATTAAAGATAATATCGTGATGTTTAATGATAAACTGACAAACAAGATAGCTGAAGTTACTCAGTCAGTTCAATTACGGCCTGATTTAGCTAAAATGCCAGCGGGAATTGATACTGAAATAGATTTAAAGAAAGAGAATCTATCAGGTGGTCAAAGACAAAAGGTCGTACTAGCTAGAAGTGAAATTCATGAACAGCCATTTGTCTTAATGGACGAGGTAACTAGTGCTATTGACCAAACTACAACTGAAGAAATTATTGATAAACTCCTTCAAACAGACCAAACAATCTTATTAATTGCACATAACTTTACCCCAGAATTACAGGCAAAATTTGATCAGATAATTCAATTGAAGAGTAAGAAAGGAGCAGCAGAAAAATGA
- a CDS encoding peptidylprolyl isomerase — protein sequence MNYPQLNLDKVDGPKAILKTSYGDIEIQLFPEQAPMTVENFVRLAQKGYYDGTTFHRVISDFMIQGGDPQGDGTGGTSIWNHPFEDEFSRELFNLRGALSMANSGPNTNGSQFFIVQNKNMPKRYIKQMEPAGYPKEIINAYKQGGTPWLDGRHTVFGQVISGMDIVDKIAKAKKNKLDKPLEDIKIDSIKINKSIFND from the coding sequence ATGAATTACCCACAATTAAATTTAGATAAAGTAGATGGGCCTAAGGCGATCCTAAAAACTAGCTATGGTGACATTGAGATTCAATTATTTCCTGAACAAGCACCTATGACTGTCGAAAATTTTGTTCGTTTAGCACAAAAGGGATACTATGATGGAACAACATTTCATCGTGTAATTAGTGATTTTATGATTCAAGGTGGCGATCCCCAGGGCGATGGAACAGGTGGTACAAGTATCTGGAATCATCCTTTTGAAGATGAATTTTCACGCGAATTGTTCAACTTACGTGGAGCATTATCCATGGCAAATTCTGGTCCTAACACTAATGGAAGTCAATTTTTTATTGTTCAAAATAAAAATATGCCTAAGCGCTATATTAAACAAATGGAACCAGCTGGTTATCCTAAAGAAATAATTAACGCATATAAACAGGGTGGAACTCCATGGCTTGATGGACGTCACACAGTTTTCGGTCAAGTAATTTCTGGCATGGATATCGTTGATAAAATTGCTAAAGCTAAGAAAAATAAATTAGATAAGCCGCTTGAAGACATTAAAATCGATAGTATAAAGATTAATAAATCTATTTTTAATGATTAA
- a CDS encoding Fic family protein, producing the protein MSFYLRHYMIEQASIDKVISIKAIQFFDCNHFNYAEEDVDHVLTTQRKKKKLDAEDYAQLMDLLNYMYPFREGNGRSTRLFLQCYAANHGQCIVVYPLTNNGLIQALNNADVHEITSLIKIEDI; encoded by the coding sequence ATGAGTTTTTATTTACGCCATTATATGATTGAGCAGGCGAGTATCGACAAGGTAATTTCTATAAAGGCAATACAGTTTTTTGATTGCAATCACTTTAACTATGCTGAAGAAGATGTTGATCATGTATTAACTACACAAAGGAAAAAGAAGAAACTAGATGCTGAAGATTATGCTCAATTGATGGATTTACTAAATTATATGTACCCTTTTAGAGAAGGTAATGGGCGTAGTACACGCTTATTTTTACAGTGTTATGCAGCAAATCATGGTCAATGTATCGTTGTTTATCCTCTAACTAATAATGGCCTGATACAGGCATTAAATAATGCCGATGTGCATGAAATAACCAGTCTTATTAAAATTGAAGATATATAA
- a CDS encoding manganese-dependent inorganic pyrophosphatase: MEKEFVFGHQNPDTDAIGTAIAFSYLQNKLGYNTEAVALGEPNDETAYALKKFGFEAPRVIKEAAPEVDSVMLVDHNEPQQSVSDIDKVKVTHVVDHHRIMNFNTADPLYYRAEPVGCTSTIVWKMFNENDIEIPEKIAGIMLSAIISDTLLLKSPTTTDDDKEAVEALAKIAGVDYKDYGLAMLKAGTNINDKSEEELIDLDAKSFELNGHNVRVAQINVVDLPEALERKDAFLKAMEKASNDNDYDMFMLLITNILDSDSEALVVGSDETKSFFEKAFDKKLDDSEVKLPGVVSRKKQVVPPLTDAFNA, encoded by the coding sequence ATGGAAAAAGAATTTGTTTTCGGACACCAAAATCCAGATACTGATGCCATTGGTACTGCTATTGCATTTTCATACTTACAAAACAAATTAGGGTACAATACTGAAGCTGTTGCACTAGGTGAACCTAATGACGAAACTGCATATGCTCTTAAAAAATTTGGTTTTGAAGCACCACGTGTTATTAAAGAAGCTGCACCAGAAGTTGATTCAGTAATGTTAGTTGACCACAATGAACCACAACAAAGCGTATCAGACATTGATAAAGTTAAGGTTACTCATGTTGTGGATCACCACAGAATTATGAACTTTAATACTGCAGATCCTTTGTACTATCGTGCAGAACCTGTGGGTTGTACCTCAACTATTGTTTGGAAAATGTTTAATGAAAATGATATTGAAATTCCTGAAAAAATTGCTGGTATAATGCTTTCAGCTATTATTTCAGATACCTTGCTTCTTAAGTCACCAACAACTACTGATGATGATAAAGAAGCGGTTGAAGCTTTAGCAAAAATTGCAGGCGTAGATTACAAGGATTACGGTTTAGCAATGCTTAAAGCTGGTACTAACATTAATGATAAATCAGAAGAAGAATTAATTGACTTAGATGCTAAGAGCTTCGAATTAAATGGTCATAACGTCCGTGTTGCACAAATTAATGTTGTTGATTTGCCAGAAGCATTAGAACGTAAAGATGCATTCTTAAAAGCCATGGAGAAAGCATCAAATGACAATGATTATGACATGTTTATGCTTTTAATTACTAATATCCTTGACTCAGATTCTGAAGCTCTAGTTGTAGGTTCAGATGAAACTAAGTCATTCTTTGAAAAAGCATTTGATAAGAAACTTGATGATTCAGAAGTTAAGTTACCAGGAGTGGTATCACGTAAGAAGCAAGTTGTTCCACCACTTACTGATGCTTTTAATGCTTAA
- a CDS encoding MFS transporter codes for MFKIKDHNVNLLLIGRIATNVADSLFYITILWYFKTVFHSPMILSLVFIADSTIDMCAFIFGPLIDRIYIKNLLKYVTLGQVALSIIATILFYFKNLEQLILVLLLLTYVLSTIGSTLIYPAEEKILPAIINKDKLTKVNGLFQLTYRILDLFLDALATVIVTCFSLNTAMIISTFVFAIAIGFYAKLYLPRNLMLSEKNNDYFTGKYLQDLLKGWHVLKDEGQILLLIIPLAVTNLFYGIASIGMPYFASQYLTKSAISYGGLEFFSSIGGLLGSIAITKVSTLKYKLEHLVVICLGLAGISVVLEALAATCIPWLILVFALSNAFWLSIMNINFEVIIQESFSPHILGRIETINSSIINCMIPIGSFLGGIIVQRFNGSLAILLQGIAEITTAMFYLLVFNKK; via the coding sequence ATGTTTAAAATTAAAGATCATAATGTAAATTTACTGTTAATTGGACGCATAGCTACTAATGTCGCAGACTCGTTGTTCTACATAACTATTTTGTGGTACTTTAAGACTGTTTTTCATTCACCAATGATCCTATCGTTAGTCTTCATTGCAGATTCAACTATCGACATGTGTGCGTTCATATTTGGACCATTGATTGATAGAATATACATTAAAAATCTGCTTAAATACGTAACATTAGGTCAAGTTGCTTTAAGTATAATTGCTACAATCTTGTTTTATTTTAAAAACTTAGAGCAATTAATACTTGTTCTGTTGCTACTAACGTATGTACTATCTACTATTGGATCAACATTAATTTATCCAGCTGAAGAAAAAATCTTGCCAGCTATAATCAACAAAGATAAATTAACTAAGGTTAATGGTTTATTTCAGTTAACCTATCGCATTTTAGATTTATTTCTTGACGCATTAGCAACAGTAATAGTAACTTGCTTTTCATTAAATACGGCAATGATCATTAGTACATTTGTTTTTGCTATTGCTATTGGCTTTTATGCTAAGTTATATCTACCAAGAAATTTAATGTTATCTGAAAAAAATAATGATTACTTCACCGGTAAGTATTTACAAGATTTACTTAAAGGCTGGCATGTACTAAAAGATGAGGGTCAAATCTTGCTTTTAATCATCCCTCTTGCGGTAACTAATTTGTTTTATGGTATTGCTTCAATAGGGATGCCATATTTTGCCAGTCAATATTTGACCAAATCTGCAATTAGCTATGGTGGATTGGAATTCTTCTCTTCCATTGGCGGTTTATTAGGAAGCATAGCTATTACCAAAGTAAGTACCTTAAAATATAAATTGGAACATCTGGTTGTCATCTGTTTAGGTTTAGCTGGAATTTCTGTAGTTCTAGAAGCCCTTGCTGCTACCTGCATACCCTGGTTAATACTTGTCTTTGCATTAAGTAATGCTTTTTGGCTTAGTATCATGAATATTAACTTTGAAGTTATAATTCAAGAAAGCTTCAGTCCACACATACTTGGTAGAATCGAGACAATTAACAGCAGTATTATTAACTGTATGATTCCTATAGGATCTTTTTTGGGTGGGATAATCGTACAGAGATTTAATGGTAGTCTTGCCATACTATTACAAGGCATTGCAGAAATTACCACTGCAATGTTCTACTTACTTGTTTTTAATAAAAAATAA
- the parC gene encoding DNA topoisomerase IV subunit A: MAIIERIREMPLEQVMGERFGRYSKYIIQERALPDIRDGLKPVQRRILYAMYQDGNTYDKPFKKAAKAVGNIMGNYHPHGDSSIYGALVHLSQDWKMREPLVEMHGNNGSMDGDGPAAMRYTESRLSKISNMLLQDIDKDTVNMVLNFDDTEYEPTVLPARFPNLLVNGSTGISSGYATEIPPHNLGEVIDATIYLLKHPNASLEDLMNYVKGPDFPTGAIIMGTKGIKEAYKTGRGRIQVRAKTNIQDIRGHRQEIVVTEIPFEVNKSLLVKKIDEIRLNKEIDGIAEVRDETDRHGLSIVIELKKDADSQNILNYLFKNTDLQVSYNFNMVAIDHMTPVQVGLKRILASYLEHEEAVVTKRTKFDLNKAEARLEIIQGLIHAMDILDKVIKTIRASKNKSDAKKNLIASYDFTENQAEAIVSLQLYRLTNTDVDALIAEQTKLNKLAEKYRKLLSDRKTLEKEIIKELSTVKKEFDNPRRTQISEQSAKVEIDEKALVADEKVRVLISRDGYLKRSSIRSYQSTDDADNGLPDGDKVIYENTLSTLTNLYLFTNRGNVIYRPVHELVETKWKETGQHLSQEIGLSSDEKIIRVFAFDDLNTNSNFLLATNDGYIKQLELANLQPTRTYRSRAMSAINLKSNNSLLVGVDLIAPNADKEITLFTNRAYAVRYNINEVPSSGAKAAGVKSVNLKDDDYIVGYVLVDNKYVDLIKVGLITQRGAYKQFDLNLVNKVSRAKRGVLVLRELKTKPHRIVAIMPYAQNHILDITTSSDRHIEIKTNEHPMGDRYSNGSFVVDTTTDGVPIRIEMSRPISN, from the coding sequence ATGGCAATAATAGAACGTATTCGTGAAATGCCACTTGAGCAAGTTATGGGTGAACGTTTTGGACGATATTCAAAATATATTATTCAAGAACGTGCATTACCTGATATCCGTGATGGATTAAAACCTGTTCAACGTCGTATTCTTTATGCGATGTATCAAGATGGAAATACTTATGACAAACCATTTAAAAAAGCAGCTAAGGCCGTAGGTAACATTATGGGTAACTATCACCCACACGGTGATAGTTCTATTTATGGAGCACTAGTCCACTTATCGCAAGACTGGAAAATGCGTGAGCCCTTAGTTGAAATGCACGGTAATAATGGCTCAATGGACGGTGATGGTCCGGCAGCTATGCGTTATACGGAATCTCGTTTAAGCAAAATTTCTAATATGCTTTTACAAGATATCGATAAAGATACTGTCAATATGGTATTAAATTTCGATGATACGGAGTATGAACCTACCGTTTTACCGGCTCGTTTTCCTAATTTATTAGTTAATGGGTCAACAGGAATTTCTTCTGGATATGCTACAGAAATTCCACCTCATAATTTAGGTGAAGTTATTGATGCTACAATTTACTTATTAAAGCATCCTAATGCTTCACTTGAAGACTTAATGAATTATGTTAAAGGTCCTGATTTTCCAACTGGCGCCATTATTATGGGAACCAAAGGAATTAAAGAAGCCTATAAAACTGGTCGTGGCCGTATTCAAGTACGTGCCAAAACTAATATTCAAGACATTCGTGGTCATAGACAAGAAATTGTTGTTACAGAAATACCATTTGAAGTAAATAAATCTCTTTTAGTTAAAAAGATTGATGAAATTCGTTTAAATAAAGAAATTGATGGTATTGCTGAAGTCCGTGATGAAACTGACCGACATGGCTTATCAATTGTAATTGAACTTAAAAAAGATGCCGATTCTCAAAATATTCTAAATTATTTATTTAAAAATACTGATCTTCAAGTATCTTATAACTTCAATATGGTTGCTATAGACCATATGACACCGGTTCAAGTTGGTTTGAAGCGGATATTAGCATCTTACTTGGAACATGAAGAAGCAGTTGTAACTAAGCGAACTAAGTTTGACCTGAATAAGGCTGAAGCTAGATTAGAAATTATTCAAGGCTTAATTCATGCTATGGATATTTTGGATAAAGTAATTAAAACTATTCGTGCTTCTAAAAACAAATCTGATGCTAAAAAGAATTTGATTGCTAGCTATGACTTTACAGAAAATCAAGCAGAAGCTATTGTTTCTTTACAACTTTACAGATTAACTAACACTGATGTTGATGCATTAATTGCTGAACAAACCAAATTAAATAAATTAGCAGAAAAGTATCGCAAACTTTTATCCGATCGTAAGACTCTTGAAAAAGAGATTATCAAGGAACTATCTACAGTTAAAAAAGAATTTGATAATCCTCGCCGCACACAAATTTCAGAACAAAGTGCTAAAGTTGAAATTGATGAAAAAGCATTAGTAGCAGATGAAAAAGTACGTGTATTAATCAGTCGAGATGGTTATTTGAAGCGCTCATCAATTAGATCATATCAATCAACTGATGATGCCGATAATGGGTTACCTGATGGTGACAAGGTAATTTATGAAAACACTTTGTCTACATTAACTAATTTGTATCTGTTTACTAATCGAGGAAATGTGATTTATAGACCAGTTCATGAGTTAGTTGAAACTAAATGGAAAGAAACAGGACAACATCTTTCCCAAGAAATTGGCTTGAGCAGTGATGAGAAAATTATTCGTGTGTTTGCATTTGATGATTTAAATACTAACTCTAATTTCTTACTTGCAACCAATGATGGCTATATTAAACAATTAGAGTTAGCTAACTTACAACCAACTAGAACTTATAGATCTCGTGCAATGAGTGCTATAAATTTAAAATCAAACAACAGTTTACTAGTTGGTGTAGATCTAATTGCTCCAAATGCTGATAAAGAAATAACTTTATTTACCAATCGTGCATATGCAGTTAGATATAATATTAATGAGGTGCCATCTTCTGGAGCTAAAGCTGCTGGTGTTAAATCAGTCAACTTAAAAGATGATGATTACATTGTAGGTTATGTATTAGTAGATAATAAATATGTCGACTTAATTAAGGTCGGATTAATCACACAACGTGGTGCATATAAACAATTCGATCTCAATTTAGTTAATAAAGTTTCCAGAGCTAAACGTGGTGTTCTAGTTTTACGTGAGTTAAAAACTAAGCCACATAGAATTGTGGCAATAATGCCATATGCCCAAAATCATATATTAGATATTACTACTTCAAGTGATCGTCATATTGAAATTAAAACAAATGAACATCCTATGGGTGATCGTTATTCAAATGGTTCATTTGTAGTAGATACAACTACTGATGGTGTTCCTATAAGAATAGAAATGAGTCGACCAATTAGTAATTAA
- a CDS encoding YoaK family protein, with protein MSLKDIINSNRPSESRQLACALTFCGGFIDAYTYIQRGHTLSAGQTGNVIFFSSALADHNIPGMINRASTFIAFSLGLLLVGLFHKYVKSHYWRVFCLFPILVICIVVGFLPKSVPNYYIVPAIAFGLAVQNASFSKIEGMGYNNVFTTGNLKKSVVAWSAFFFGEDKSKYTAAVNYMMLVISFGLGAIVSALLQKIWVLKTIWIAVIFLAIINCIYIIAIRKHKKLDLSGKNDA; from the coding sequence ATGAGTTTAAAAGACATTATTAATAGCAATCGGCCTTCAGAATCACGTCAGTTAGCCTGTGCTTTAACTTTTTGTGGAGGCTTCATTGATGCTTACACATATATTCAAAGGGGGCACACACTGTCTGCTGGACAAACAGGAAATGTTATATTCTTTAGTTCGGCATTAGCAGATCATAATATACCCGGCATGATTAATAGAGCTAGTACATTTATTGCTTTTTCTTTAGGATTACTATTAGTAGGCTTATTTCATAAATATGTAAAAAGTCATTATTGGCGAGTATTCTGTTTATTTCCCATTTTAGTAATTTGCATTGTAGTTGGTTTTTTGCCCAAAAGTGTACCCAATTATTATATTGTTCCAGCAATTGCTTTTGGTTTAGCAGTTCAAAATGCATCTTTTAGTAAAATTGAAGGAATGGGATACAATAATGTTTTTACAACTGGTAATTTAAAAAAATCTGTAGTTGCATGGAGTGCATTTTTCTTTGGGGAAGATAAAAGTAAATATACTGCTGCAGTAAACTATATGATGCTAGTTATTTCATTTGGACTCGGAGCAATTGTATCAGCATTGCTACAAAAAATTTGGGTATTAAAAACTATTTGGATTGCAGTCATATTTTTAGCAATAATTAATTGTATTTATATTATTGCAATAAGAAAACATAAAAAGTTAGACTTATCCGGAAAAAATGATGCTTAA
- a CDS encoding LysR family transcriptional regulator, protein MPKTDTILSAKSLRYFLQLIDTMNYTQAAQILGITQPALTQQVKKLEHAIGAPLFGQMGKKLYLTEAGKKMESAAVELLNTINGVVSDIQEYTQADKGHISIGILNTLQVDIFYRFLRYFNQKYPDVTFTVDCYDRKELWRRLDTNMIDMALMYLPDNTKKEETNLRHQYNHQTIYDDRLVVLTHKTTVEAGKSYPVSRFLNRKWVSYPDDFYLTPLMYEYFGKKHKPNIPIKIASTEELIKMSEETDYDTFVTESYYDAHHNAIDLTPVYLDEEHKFHISYVYRKGKLEIPRMQNLLKEWEKFLDKYVNSSRLLEEVKQKEN, encoded by the coding sequence ATGCCTAAAACTGATACTATACTTTCAGCCAAATCCTTGCGTTATTTTTTACAATTAATTGATACTATGAATTATACTCAAGCTGCTCAAATTTTGGGTATAACTCAACCTGCACTAACCCAACAAGTTAAAAAATTAGAACATGCTATTGGTGCTCCATTATTTGGCCAAATGGGAAAGAAACTGTATTTAACTGAAGCAGGAAAAAAAATGGAATCTGCTGCAGTTGAATTACTTAATACTATTAATGGAGTTGTAAGTGATATCCAAGAATATACCCAAGCTGATAAAGGGCACATATCTATTGGTATCTTAAATACATTACAAGTAGATATATTTTACCGTTTTTTGCGCTACTTTAATCAAAAATATCCTGATGTAACTTTTACCGTTGATTGTTATGATCGTAAGGAGTTATGGCGTAGATTAGATACTAATATGATTGACATGGCGCTTATGTATTTGCCTGATAACACTAAAAAAGAGGAGACTAACTTACGTCATCAATATAATCATCAAACTATTTATGATGATCGTCTAGTTGTATTGACACATAAAACAACTGTTGAAGCTGGTAAAAGTTACCCCGTATCTCGTTTTTTAAATAGAAAATGGGTATCTTATCCTGATGATTTCTACTTAACACCATTAATGTATGAATATTTTGGAAAGAAACACAAGCCAAATATTCCAATTAAAATTGCTTCTACTGAAGAGCTTATTAAAATGTCTGAAGAAACAGATTATGATACATTTGTTACCGAATCATATTATGATGCACATCATAATGCTATAGATTTAACACCAGTTTACTTAGACGAAGAACATAAATTCCACATTTCATACGTCTACAGAAAAGGAAAATTAGAGATTCCTAGAATGCAAAATCTACTAAAAGAATGGGAAAAATTCTTGGATAAATACGTTAATTCTAGTAGACTATTAGAAGAAGTAAAACAAAAAGAAAATTAG
- a CDS encoding ATP-binding cassette domain-containing protein: MNLKQFVYIHPFRFALFVLGSIVVPAMAIFSTYLTQTLTNILLARNWHDFILLAIICFFIMLILNFLIPIVQNTDNYLQQDLNQQVRAKIVKHYYDDQKQHSVADMQNRLTNDLTLINENYFDNLFGVIYGTVLIISVLIYLILLSWQLLIVICIMVAVSLLLPRLTEKPLQKANQMISDSNQVYLDTLNDWLSGLEQIRQFLAGAKLFSVTANASKKLEDANVEQTSYIKLLEAVNGIVSALFGLILFILAGVLVKQGTITIGALIIVGNFRFYLNQGINLVTSGRGAMKGTTKLIEEVDQSASSVMVPKEKQGVVPASIETHNLKLQFPNGESLAFPDLQIKQGEKILLTGDSGAGKSTLFKLILGELKPSEGNVVYKDQNGNEITPDLSKIGYIPQDPVVFPATIEDNITMFNDQLDSKVKAAVKEVNFDTDIDKFKDGLNEKLDLDKLNISGGQRQKIVLAKAKVHDSDIILIDEGTSAIDQNATMDILKNLVNSKATIVFIAHNFNEGMHKLFDREIHLVKE, from the coding sequence ATGAATTTAAAGCAATTTGTTTATATTCATCCCTTTAGATTTGCTTTATTTGTCTTAGGATCAATAGTAGTACCTGCTATGGCTATTTTTAGTACCTACTTGACTCAAACCTTAACAAATATCCTACTGGCAAGAAATTGGCATGATTTTATCTTGCTAGCTATTATATGCTTTTTCATCATGCTTATTTTGAACTTCCTAATACCAATAGTGCAAAATACTGATAATTATTTACAACAAGATCTAAATCAACAAGTTAGAGCTAAGATAGTTAAGCACTATTATGATGATCAAAAGCAACATTCTGTTGCAGATATGCAAAACCGATTAACTAATGATCTAACACTTATTAATGAAAATTACTTTGACAATTTATTCGGTGTGATTTATGGTACCGTCTTGATTATTAGTGTATTAATTTATTTGATTCTGTTAAGTTGGCAGTTATTAATCGTGATTTGCATAATGGTAGCTGTATCATTGCTTCTACCTAGATTAACAGAAAAACCATTACAAAAAGCCAATCAAATGATCTCTGATAGTAATCAAGTTTATCTAGATACATTAAATGATTGGTTATCAGGCTTAGAACAGATTAGACAATTTTTGGCTGGTGCTAAGTTATTCTCAGTTACTGCAAATGCTTCAAAGAAATTAGAAGATGCCAACGTCGAGCAAACTAGCTATATTAAATTGCTTGAAGCTGTTAATGGGATCGTTTCAGCATTGTTCGGCTTAATACTATTCATTCTAGCTGGAGTTTTGGTTAAACAAGGTACTATAACTATTGGTGCTTTAATAATTGTAGGAAACTTCCGCTTTTACCTTAATCAAGGTATTAATTTGGTTACATCTGGTCGTGGTGCAATGAAAGGTACGACTAAATTGATTGAAGAAGTTGATCAGTCAGCAAGTAGTGTTATGGTACCAAAAGAAAAGCAAGGCGTTGTACCTGCTTCAATTGAAACTCATAATCTTAAATTGCAGTTTCCAAATGGTGAGAGCTTAGCTTTCCCAGACTTGCAAATTAAGCAAGGTGAAAAGATTTTATTAACCGGTGATTCAGGTGCTGGTAAATCTACATTGTTTAAATTGATTCTGGGAGAATTGAAGCCTAGTGAAGGTAATGTAGTTTATAAAGATCAGAATGGTAATGAGATTACTCCTGATTTAAGTAAGATTGGTTATATACCACAAGATCCAGTAGTTTTCCCAGCCACAATTGAAGATAATATTACAATGTTTAACGATCAGCTTGATAGCAAAGTTAAAGCCGCGGTTAAAGAAGTTAATTTTGATACAGATATTGATAAATTCAAGGATGGTTTAAATGAAAAGTTAGATTTGGATAAGTTAAATATCTCAGGTGGTCAAAGACAGAAGATTGTTTTAGCTAAAGCTAAAGTGCATGACAGTGACATTATTCTGATTGATGAAGGTACTAGTGCCATTGATCAGAATGCTACAATGGATATATTGAAGAATTTGGTTAATAGTAAGGCAACGATTGTCTTTATCGCACACAACTTCAATGAAGGGATGCACAAGTTGTTTGATCGTGAAATTCATTTGGTAAAGGAATAG